One Canis aureus isolate CA01 chromosome 35, VMU_Caureus_v.1.0, whole genome shotgun sequence genomic region harbors:
- the LOC144305223 gene encoding olfactory receptor 5H2-like: protein MEKENATLLTELILTGLTHEPQWKIPLFLMFLVIYLLTIVGNLGLITLIWNDPQLHIPMYLFLGSLAFVDAWLSSTVTPKMLVSFFAKSKTISLSECMIQFFSFAISVTTECFLLATMAYDRYVAICKPLTYPVIMSNILCIRLILLSFLGGLLHAIIHSSFLFRLTFCNSIIVHHFYCDIIPLFKISCTDPSINYLMVFIFSGSIQVFTILTVLVSYTLVLFTILRKKSLQGIKKAFSTCGAHLFSVSLYYGPLLFMYVRPRSAQVDDQDMMDSLFYTVIIPVLNPIIYSLRNKKVIDSMRKMLKRHA from the coding sequence atggaaaaggaaaatgcaaCATTGCTGACAGAGCTGATTCTCACAGGACTCACACATGAACCACAGTGGAAAATCCCTCTATTTTTGATGTTCTTGGTTATCTATCTTCTCACTATTGTCGGGAACCTTGGTCTGATTACTCTCATCTGGAATGACCCTCAGCTTCACATCCCCATGTACTTATTCCTTGGCAGTCTGGCATTTGTGGATGCTTGGTTATCATCCACAGTGACCCCCAAGATGCTAGTCAGCTTCTTTGCCAAGAGCAAAAcgatctctctctctgaatgtatgatacagtttttttcctttgcaatcaGTGTAACCACGGAATGTTTTTTGCTGGCAACAATGGCTTATGATCGCTATGTGGCCATATGCAAACCATTAACTTATCCAGTGATTATGTCCAATATACTCTGCATCCGGCTGATACTTTTGTCATTTTTAGGAGGACTTCTTCATGCCATAAttcatagttcttttttattcagATTAACCTTCTGCAATTCTATCATAGTACATCATTTTTACTGTGATATTATACCATTGTTTAAGATCTCCTGTACTGATCCTTCTATTAATTATCTGatggtatttattttctctgggtCAATACAAGTCTTCACCATTTTGACTGTTCTTGTCTCCTACACACTAGTGCTCTTTACAATATTAAGAAAGAAGTCGCTACAAGGCATAAAAAAAGCCTTCTCCACCTGTGGGGCCCatctcttttctgtgtctttatACTATGGCCCCCTCCTTTTCATGTATGTGCGCCCTAGATCTGCACAGGTAGATGATCAAGATATGATGGACTCTCTATTTTACACTGTCATAATTCCAGTGTTAAATCCAATTATCTATAGCCTGAGAAATAAGAAAGTTATAGATTCaatgagaaaaatgttaaagagacATGCTTAG